A genome region from bacterium includes the following:
- a CDS encoding TolC family protein gives MSRMEILRGYQTAALVLAVAALLLPAVTRAEAPVVGLQEAFHMALEGNPKLVAMGNSLRAVQERVGSARSRLLPKVTLEERYMKTDNPTFAFSSKLNQSRFESADFGIDSLNDPDAIDDFTTSISFTQALYSREASLGVDMARTAGEAVALDYRRATQQVLLDVLEAFIGAETARGYQDVAQNSLEDARIHLEIARSRVNAGLGLESDLLRAEVSVKESEAQLGSARKSVSLAARALGLILGQDGPVEAAVEEIPVPALKPVEHYEEVAADRDDLLAMAKKVRNARLNVSMATAGSLPTVGLGGSYQINSHEAPLDEEGSSYQVMAFLRWDLYSGGLKSHAASDARYGLMEAEAWYDGLKKEIIYRINEAYLSILEAARGRELALSRLSLADEMARLIEKRYVNSLATVVDLLDAQTSLDSARADLVARKNAYLVSLARLMFQSGLIGQEYLAEP, from the coding sequence ATGTCGAGGATGGAAATTTTGCGAGGTTATCAAACGGCAGCCCTGGTGCTCGCCGTGGCGGCCCTTCTCCTGCCGGCGGTCACCAGGGCGGAAGCGCCCGTAGTGGGCCTTCAGGAGGCTTTCCACATGGCCCTGGAAGGCAACCCGAAGCTTGTCGCCATGGGAAACTCCCTCAGGGCCGTCCAGGAGCGGGTGGGTTCGGCCAGGAGCCGCCTCCTGCCGAAGGTGACCCTCGAGGAAAGGTACATGAAGACCGACAACCCCACCTTCGCCTTCTCCTCGAAACTCAACCAGAGCCGCTTTGAATCGGCGGATTTCGGTATAGACAGCCTCAACGATCCCGACGCCATCGATGATTTCACCACATCCATCTCTTTTACACAGGCTCTTTATTCCAGGGAAGCCTCCCTGGGTGTGGACATGGCCAGGACGGCCGGCGAGGCAGTGGCGCTGGATTACCGGAGAGCCACCCAGCAGGTGCTCCTCGACGTCCTGGAGGCGTTCATCGGCGCGGAAACGGCGCGCGGCTACCAGGATGTGGCCCAAAATAGCCTGGAGGATGCCAGGATCCACCTCGAGATCGCCCGTTCCAGGGTAAACGCGGGGCTGGGCCTGGAGTCGGATCTGCTCAGGGCCGAGGTTTCCGTAAAGGAGAGCGAGGCACAGCTCGGGTCAGCCAGGAAAAGCGTCTCCCTGGCAGCCCGCGCCCTGGGACTGATCCTGGGGCAGGATGGTCCCGTTGAGGCGGCCGTGGAGGAGATCCCGGTACCCGCTCTCAAGCCGGTGGAACATTACGAGGAGGTCGCCGCGGACCGGGACGACCTGCTTGCCATGGCGAAAAAGGTCCGCAACGCCAGGCTCAACGTCAGCATGGCCACCGCCGGATCCCTTCCCACCGTGGGCCTTGGAGGTTCCTACCAGATCAACAGCCACGAGGCCCCCCTGGATGAGGAAGGAAGCAGTTACCAGGTGATGGCCTTCCTGCGCTGGGACCTCTACTCCGGAGGGCTGAAGAGCCACGCGGCTTCGGACGCCAGGTACGGGCTCATGGAGGCCGAGGCCTGGTACGACGGTCTGAAAAAGGAGATCATCTACCGGATCAACGAAGCCTACCTGTCCATTCTTGAGGCCGCGAGGGGAAGGGAACTGGCACTGTCCCGCCTGTCCCTGGCAGACGAAATGGCAAGGCTCATCGAAAAACGTTACGTAAACTCCCTCGCAACGGTGGTGGATCTCCTGGATGCCCAGACCTCTCTGGACTCGGCAAGGGCCGATCTGGTGGCGAGGAAAAACGCCTACCTTGTCTCTTTAGCCAGGCTCATGTTCCAGAGCGGGCTCATCGGGCAGGAATACCTTGCGGAACCCTGA
- a CDS encoding efflux RND transporter periplasmic adaptor subunit: MSARKMLLFGAIAGALMLGACSPDQEARPVVRPEVSGVELGKVIRTTVPESFETTGTVVSRTSSTVSSRIMGAVTSLAVNEGDRVRAGQVLLTIDDRDLREKVRAAEEAYNEAVHALASARGQEDLAVKTYERYRTLQDEKAITTQELDNVFTQAEQAKHGVEQAEAMVKRAGAARDEAKIFLGFSTVASPIDGIVTSKMTNVGSMASPGVPLLQLEDRDSRLVQAGFEERMLEAVMEGMEVRVRVPSNAVETMGKIVEVVPTVDPRTRTFLVKIEVPGLDLRSGQYGTVRFESGVRDLLLVPASAVVSRGQLTGVFLVNADSHVIYRLIRAGRPYGEMVEVLSGLAAGDTIVVGNLDRAVDGGVLVRPGSPEGEN; encoded by the coding sequence ATGTCAGCGAGGAAGATGTTACTTTTTGGCGCTATTGCCGGGGCCCTGATGCTGGGGGCCTGTTCCCCCGATCAGGAAGCCCGACCCGTTGTGCGCCCGGAGGTCTCCGGCGTGGAATTGGGAAAGGTCATCAGGACAACCGTTCCAGAGAGCTTCGAAACCACGGGGACCGTGGTTTCAAGGACCTCGAGTACGGTCTCGAGCCGCATCATGGGCGCCGTGACCTCCCTCGCCGTCAACGAGGGAGACCGGGTACGCGCGGGGCAGGTCCTGTTGACCATCGACGACAGGGACCTCAGGGAAAAGGTGCGTGCGGCAGAGGAAGCCTACAACGAGGCGGTTCATGCCCTGGCGTCGGCCCGCGGGCAGGAGGACCTGGCCGTCAAGACCTACGAGCGGTACCGGACGCTTCAGGACGAAAAAGCCATCACCACCCAGGAACTCGACAATGTGTTCACCCAGGCAGAGCAGGCCAAACATGGTGTCGAGCAGGCAGAGGCCATGGTCAAGAGGGCCGGGGCCGCAAGGGACGAGGCGAAGATCTTTCTGGGTTTTTCCACGGTGGCCTCCCCCATCGACGGCATCGTCACAAGCAAGATGACCAACGTGGGCAGCATGGCTTCGCCCGGCGTTCCCCTCCTTCAGCTGGAGGACAGGGATTCGCGCCTTGTCCAGGCCGGGTTCGAGGAGAGGATGCTCGAGGCGGTCATGGAGGGGATGGAAGTCAGGGTGCGCGTCCCGTCAAACGCAGTGGAAACGATGGGAAAGATCGTCGAGGTGGTCCCCACCGTGGATCCCCGCACAAGGACCTTCCTCGTCAAGATCGAGGTCCCAGGGCTTGACCTGAGAAGCGGCCAGTACGGGACGGTGAGGTTCGAGTCCGGTGTGAGGGACCTGCTCCTCGTGCCCGCTTCGGCTGTCGTGTCGCGCGGGCAGCTCACGGGGGTGTTCCTTGTGAACGCGGACAGCCACGTGATCTACAGACTCATCAGGGCAGGCCGGCCTTACGGGGAGATGGTGGAAGTTCTCTCGGGACTCGCGGCCGGGGACACCATCGTCGTCGGGAACCTGGACCGCGCAGTGGACGGCGGCGTCCTGGTCCGGCCCGGTTCCCCGGAGGGAGAGAACTGA